A region of the Candidatus Methylomirabilota bacterium genome:
GCCACCGGTCCAGGACTGGGCGAACTCGCCGGCCGTTCGCTGAGGTCGGGTCCCGGGGCCGCCGATATCGGTCCCTACGTAGATGAAGCCGACGATGACGTCATCCAGCCCAATACCGAGAGCACTCTTCACCGCATCGTCGTAGGCGGGTTCACCGGTTCGCCACATCGAGCCCAGGCCCTGGGCAAAGGCGGCCAGCATGATGCTGTGAGTGGCACAGCCGCCGGAAAGCATCTGCTCGATGATAGGAATCTTGGCGGACGGATCGCATCGGGTTGCCACGACGATGATCAGAGGTGCCCGCAAGACCTTCTCCCGTTCCCGAGCGAGCGCTTGTTCGTTGGCAAGGGGGTTCCGCCGAGACAACGCCTCGGCCAGGACCTCGCCAAAGCCGAGGCGAGCCTCCCCTTCAATGAGAATCAAGCGCCAGGGCTGGAGTCGGCCGTGATCCGGGACACGAGCCGCGCTCTCGAGCATGGCGTGGACGGCCTGGGCCGAAGGGGGCGGCCCACCGAGCTTCAACGCCGAGCCGCGCGTGCAGAGAAGCTCCAGGGCATCCATGGCCCTCACCGCCCCGTGACGCGTTGATGCTGCTCGTTCGCGCGGCAATAGGCAAGGAGGGCGTCATACGC
Encoded here:
- a CDS encoding nitroreductase, whose amino-acid sequence is MDALELLCTRGSALKLGGPPPSAQAVHAMLESAARVPDHGRLQPWRLILIEGEARLGFGEVLAEALSRRNPLANEQALAREREKVLRAPLIIVVATRCDPSAKIPIIEQMLSGGCATHSIMLAAFAQGLGSMWRTGEPAYDDAVKSALGIGLDDVIVGFIYVGTDIGGPGTRPQRTAGEFAQSWTGGSATRASS